GACCGGGCTCAAAGAGGATGAGCTGGTCAAGATCATCAAGGATTACGACGTGCTGCTTGTCAGGAGCGCCACTAAGGCTACTCGCAAGATCATAGAGGCGTCCAAGCTGAAGATCATCGGCAGGGCTGGAATCGGCGTGGACAACATCGATGTCGACGCAGCGACCGAGAGGGGCGTGCTCGTCATGAACGCGCCGTCAGGGAACGTCATATCCACGGCAGAGCTGACTGTCGGCCTGATATTCGCACTCGCTCGGAGAATCGCCCAAGCGGACGCCTCCATGAAGAAGGGCGAGTGGAAGAGAAAGGAAATGAAGGGCGTCCAGGTACAGGGAAAGACCCTAGGAATCATTGGCCTGGGCAGGGTCGGTCAGGAAGTCGCAAAGAAGGCCCAGACCCTCGGCATGATTGTGATCGCATACGACCCCCTTGTATCCCCTGAGGTCGGCGCGAAACTGCATGTAAGACTGCTCACTCTCGACAGGCTGCTTCAGGATTCGGATTTCATCACGCTCCACACCCCTCTGACACCTCAGACGAAGGACATGATAGGGAAGAACGAGCTCGCCATGATGAAGAAGACCGCCATGCTGATAAACTGCGCCAGGGGCGGGGTCGTCAACGAGGATGCGCTCGCAGAAGCGCTGGCCCAGAACAAGATCGCGGCAGCCGCGCTGGACGTTTACGCCAACGAGCCGCCGAGTGGCTCGAAGCTGCTAACGCTACAGAACTTAGTGCTCACACCGCACCTGGGAGCGACGACGAACGAGGCCCAGGAGGAGGTGGGCTCGGAGATCGCGGAACA
This sequence is a window from Candidatus Thermoplasmatota archaeon. Protein-coding genes within it:
- the serA gene encoding phosphoglycerate dehydrogenase, which encodes MSQVKVLVADEISKSGVEMLKAQGYKVDVRTGLKEDELVKIIKDYDVLLVRSATKATRKIIEASKLKIIGRAGIGVDNIDVDAATERGVLVMNAPSGNVISTAELTVGLIFALARRIAQADASMKKGEWKRKEMKGVQVQGKTLGIIGLGRVGQEVAKKAQTLGMIVIAYDPLVSPEVGAKLHVRLLTLDRLLQDSDFITLHTPLTPQTKDMIGKNELAMMKKTAMLINCARGGVVNEDALAEALAQNKIAAAALDVYANEPPSGSKLLTLQNLVLTPHLGATTNEAQEEVGSEIAEQVIAYLKDSVLKNAVNLPARLDPELVPYMPLAEKLGTFASQLGKCSAGRIEILCMGNLARKDIRIVSASVITGLLKPLSEEFNVNYINAFAMAKARGIDIVSSTSEEAGRFGNLIRVSLQTNGDKVSTAGTLTTDRGARIVEVNGSPVDIVPEGYFLLIEHMDKPGMIGKVGSILGDNDVNIASMEVARAQTRGPAMMILELDDELKTDVLRKVRQITDLKSAIAIKL